A genomic segment from Curtobacterium sp. MCSS17_007 encodes:
- a CDS encoding DUF4129 domain-containing protein yields MAGRLVTLGPDEARRLLERELERSDYDGARATWWDRASRHLLEWLGSFRPGGLDSPALGQSVLWIAVVVLLAVVVLVVVARGLPRRRSRTARSDDGSVFDDDDLRSARELGDAARAALRAGDWSAAVLDGYRALARGLGERDLVREVPGATARSVAGRAAPWFPDRAERIEQAARSFDDVRYLGVDADEPTARAVLDTEAAVRTARPAAPAVPR; encoded by the coding sequence GTGGCCGGGCGGCTCGTGACGCTCGGTCCGGACGAGGCGCGTCGGCTGCTGGAACGCGAACTCGAGCGCTCCGACTACGACGGCGCCCGTGCGACCTGGTGGGACCGGGCCTCGCGGCACCTGCTCGAGTGGCTCGGGTCCTTCCGGCCGGGCGGTCTCGACTCCCCCGCGCTCGGGCAGTCCGTGCTCTGGATCGCCGTCGTCGTGCTCCTGGCCGTCGTGGTGCTGGTGGTCGTCGCCCGAGGGCTGCCCCGTCGGCGGTCCCGCACCGCGCGATCGGACGACGGGAGCGTGTTCGACGACGACGACCTGCGCTCCGCACGCGAGCTCGGCGACGCCGCCCGGGCCGCCCTGCGCGCGGGCGACTGGTCCGCGGCGGTGCTCGACGGCTACCGGGCCCTCGCGCGCGGGCTCGGCGAACGCGACCTCGTGCGCGAGGTGCCGGGGGCGACAGCGCGGTCCGTCGCGGGCCGCGCGGCGCCGTGGTTCCCGGACCGGGCGGAGCGGATCGAGCAGGCGGCGCGGTCGTTCGACGACGTGCGGTACCTCGGCGTCGACGCCGACGAGCCCACCGCGCGCGCGGTCCTCGACACCGAGGCCGCCGTGCGCACCGCGCGCCCCGCGGCGCCGGCGGTGCCGAGGTGA
- a CDS encoding glycerophosphoryl diester phosphodiesterase membrane domain-containing protein — translation MSDWQVPGSGGGDDRTGGPSHGAGQPAPGGWSGQQAWPGRQADPGQQPWPGQQPWSGEQGRPWQGPGGPGHGQQRPPVQRPAVPLRPLGFGDVLAGAFTVFRRNPRVLLLWSLLLSGVLGLLATLASTFGQQSLQTRMTSAVDAGGSGADDVLAGTVTLFLVLSAGLPFLAYLGRAFLVAPVAADTGQRVLGRRASFRGLWSLLAGRRWSVVAWILLQLVAGVVLAAVFGGLAVGIAGGLAAGRAGIGGFVGAFFLLALGAVVVIAWLVTKFAFTVPTIVLEGRGVFSAAAQSWRLTRGAFWRTFGIMLLVTVAFGVAGSVASVPLTFGTLLAVGTFDPLGQTGAASGVGVGAVVAIVLGALLAIAVQCLTDVLSASVLTFLAIDRRIRTEALDQRIAAHLETGQPADPFAPAPVVGRAPWPGQQGPGQQGPGQQWPGQPWPGQPWPGQQGAPQQWSPPAPGAPWPDAPQRPDQQWPGGS, via the coding sequence ATGTCCGACTGGCAGGTTCCGGGTTCCGGTGGGGGCGACGACCGGACGGGAGGCCCGTCCCACGGTGCCGGGCAGCCCGCGCCCGGCGGGTGGTCGGGTCAGCAGGCGTGGCCGGGCCGGCAGGCCGACCCTGGACAGCAGCCGTGGCCCGGACAGCAGCCCTGGTCCGGAGAGCAGGGGCGGCCGTGGCAGGGCCCGGGCGGCCCCGGCCACGGGCAGCAGCGGCCGCCGGTGCAGCGACCGGCCGTCCCGCTCCGGCCGCTCGGCTTCGGGGACGTGCTCGCCGGCGCGTTCACCGTGTTCCGCCGGAACCCACGCGTCCTGCTGCTCTGGAGCCTGCTGCTGAGCGGTGTGCTCGGACTCCTCGCGACCCTGGCGAGCACCTTCGGCCAGCAGTCCCTGCAGACGCGGATGACCTCGGCGGTCGACGCCGGCGGCAGCGGAGCGGACGACGTCCTCGCCGGCACCGTCACGCTCTTCCTCGTGCTCTCCGCCGGCCTGCCCTTCCTGGCGTACCTGGGCCGGGCGTTCCTCGTCGCGCCGGTCGCGGCGGACACCGGGCAGCGCGTGCTCGGTCGGCGCGCGAGCTTCCGCGGGCTCTGGTCGCTCCTCGCCGGTCGCCGGTGGTCGGTCGTCGCGTGGATCCTGCTGCAGCTCGTCGCCGGCGTCGTCCTCGCAGCGGTGTTCGGCGGGCTCGCCGTCGGCATCGCAGGAGGCCTGGCGGCGGGACGCGCCGGCATCGGCGGGTTCGTCGGCGCCTTCTTCCTGCTCGCCCTCGGCGCCGTGGTCGTGATCGCCTGGTTGGTGACGAAGTTCGCGTTCACCGTGCCGACGATCGTGCTCGAGGGGCGGGGCGTCTTCTCCGCCGCCGCGCAGTCGTGGCGGCTCACCCGCGGCGCGTTCTGGCGCACCTTCGGCATCATGCTGCTCGTGACGGTCGCCTTCGGCGTCGCCGGGTCCGTCGCCTCGGTCCCGCTCACCTTCGGGACGCTCCTGGCCGTCGGGACCTTCGACCCGCTCGGCCAGACCGGTGCCGCCTCCGGCGTCGGCGTGGGAGCCGTCGTGGCGATCGTCCTCGGGGCGCTCCTGGCGATCGCCGTGCAGTGCCTCACCGACGTGCTGAGCGCATCGGTGCTGACGTTCCTCGCCATCGACCGCCGCATCCGCACCGAGGCGCTCGACCAGCGGATCGCGGCGCACCTCGAGACCGGGCAGCCGGCGGACCCGTTCGCGCCGGCACCGGTCGTCGGGCGAGCGCCGTGGCCCGGGCAGCAGGGCCCCGGGCAGCAGGGCCCCGGCCAGCAGTGGCCCGGGCAGCCGTGGCCCGGGCAGCCGTGGCCGGGCCAGCAGGGGGCCCCACAGCAGTGGTCGCCGCCGGCGCCGGGAGCGCCGTGGCCGGATGCGCCGCAGCGACCGGACCAGCAGTGGCCGGGCGGCTCGTGA
- a CDS encoding phosphoribosyltransferase family protein, whose product MTNPPTPDADQPGRPRSAGTPRPAGTPRPDGTPWRDALSAVLGLVLPVACVGCGRPDRPVCASCRSELDARPVRRRLVAGVRLDAAFAYEGLVRALVLELKLRNRTDLAPALAARFGALVRGALDEAPGALLVRVPASRAGARRRGFDPVVLLLRRSRVGWPWHASSRSAAARASLRRGRPPGPRPDATRSSRTGTRPSARHGQKERGALERVEATVGTLRASGVAGRDVVLVDDVVTTGVTMAEAVRAVRAAGGRVVRCVALAEVEE is encoded by the coding sequence GTGACGAATCCACCGACCCCCGACGCCGACCAGCCCGGCCGTCCCCGATCCGCCGGCACGCCGCGTCCTGCCGGCACGCCGCGTCCTGACGGCACGCCCTGGCGGGACGCACTGTCCGCGGTGCTCGGGCTCGTGCTGCCGGTCGCCTGCGTCGGGTGCGGCCGTCCGGACCGCCCGGTCTGCGCGTCCTGCCGGTCGGAGCTGGACGCGCGGCCGGTCCGACGCCGCCTCGTCGCCGGCGTCCGACTCGATGCGGCCTTCGCGTACGAGGGCCTGGTCCGTGCTCTCGTCCTCGAGCTCAAGCTCCGGAACCGCACCGATCTCGCGCCGGCGCTCGCCGCCCGGTTCGGTGCGCTCGTCCGCGGGGCGCTCGACGAAGCCCCGGGAGCGCTGCTCGTCCGGGTGCCGGCGTCGCGTGCCGGTGCGCGGCGACGGGGGTTCGACCCGGTCGTGCTGCTGCTGCGACGGTCCCGCGTGGGCTGGCCGTGGCATGCGTCGTCGCGGTCTGCCGCGGCGCGTGCGTCCCTCCGGCGCGGACGACCACCGGGACCACGACCGGACGCGACCCGGAGCTCCCGGACCGGCACGCGCCCCTCGGCGCGACACGGTCAGAAGGAGCGCGGCGCCCTCGAACGCGTCGAGGCGACGGTCGGCACGCTCCGCGCCTCCGGGGTCGCCGGCCGCGACGTGGTGCTCGTCGACGACGTCGTGACGACGGGCGTCACGATGGCCGAGGCCGTCCGCGCCGTGCGTGCCGCCGGCGGCCGGGTGGTGCGGTGCGTGGCGCTCGCCGAGGTCGAGGAGTGA
- a CDS encoding LpqB family beta-propeller domain-containing protein codes for MRTRLRTAVATALAALTVVALTACAAIPTGGGVRTGQSIKDESISGFDYRPDSPVAGADQTAVLRGFVAAGTGAQDDYGIAREFLAKDFADEWNPRRGVTVLQSSGAVERVADRELTYTLTASATVDADGEYTQAVRPTTSTLTFQFVREDGEWRIAYAPDGIILTPVSFERMFQQHALYFFDPTHRYLVPDERWFLARSSTSTRIASALLAGPSGWLEGAVVSAFPEGTQLSLNTVTIEDGTAQVDLTSDALRASDDDKARMREQLLRSLASVASVSSVDITIEGATFARPEQGGAQAKTNPDVDPRPLVERDDQVGYASTNGKVAALGDGASATIASLDPSAFSVSASGTVAAVGNDSGVVVVRGRDALRIDATEGLIAPSIDDRGFVWVARGSDTGLVTAYGLGGDPHQVRTTLPSGELVSFQVSRDSTRALALLRTADGPALYVMAITREADGTPTRLGPPVRVQAASGTAVGAAWVNDSDVVSVGRVDADTEVVRSTVGGQSTPLPTPDGTATAVTGGSGASILLRASDGRVLQSTGGRWDTTGVSADVLGTQR; via the coding sequence ATGCGCACGAGACTCCGCACCGCCGTCGCGACGGCACTCGCCGCCCTCACCGTCGTCGCGCTCACCGCGTGCGCCGCGATCCCCACCGGCGGTGGCGTGCGCACCGGGCAGTCGATCAAGGACGAGTCGATCTCCGGGTTCGACTACCGTCCGGACAGCCCGGTGGCCGGAGCCGACCAGACCGCCGTCCTGCGCGGCTTCGTCGCGGCCGGCACCGGTGCACAGGACGACTACGGCATCGCGCGCGAGTTCCTCGCGAAGGACTTCGCCGACGAGTGGAACCCGCGTCGCGGTGTCACCGTGCTGCAGTCGAGCGGAGCGGTCGAACGGGTCGCCGACCGTGAGCTCACCTACACGCTCACCGCCAGCGCCACGGTCGACGCCGACGGTGAGTACACGCAGGCGGTGCGTCCGACCACCTCCACCCTGACCTTCCAGTTCGTCCGCGAGGACGGCGAGTGGCGCATCGCCTACGCGCCGGACGGCATCATCCTCACCCCGGTGAGCTTCGAACGGATGTTCCAGCAGCACGCGCTGTACTTCTTCGACCCCACGCACCGCTACCTCGTCCCCGACGAACGGTGGTTCCTCGCCCGCTCCTCGACGAGCACGCGCATCGCCAGCGCGCTGCTCGCCGGCCCGTCCGGGTGGCTCGAGGGAGCGGTCGTCTCCGCGTTCCCCGAGGGCACGCAGCTCTCGCTCAACACCGTGACGATCGAGGACGGCACCGCACAGGTCGACCTGACCAGCGACGCCCTCCGCGCGAGCGACGACGACAAGGCGCGCATGCGCGAGCAACTGCTGCGGTCGCTGGCCTCCGTCGCGTCCGTCTCGTCGGTCGACATCACCATCGAGGGCGCGACCTTCGCCCGACCCGAGCAGGGCGGCGCCCAGGCGAAGACGAACCCGGACGTGGACCCGCGCCCGCTCGTCGAACGCGACGACCAGGTCGGCTACGCGTCGACCAACGGCAAGGTGGCCGCGCTGGGGGACGGCGCGAGCGCGACGATCGCCTCGCTCGACCCGTCCGCGTTCTCGGTCTCCGCGTCCGGCACCGTCGCCGCCGTGGGGAACGACAGCGGTGTCGTCGTGGTGCGCGGTCGGGACGCCCTGCGCATCGACGCGACCGAGGGACTGATCGCACCGTCCATCGACGACCGCGGCTTCGTCTGGGTCGCACGCGGCAGCGACACCGGGCTCGTCACGGCGTACGGGCTCGGTGGCGATCCGCACCAGGTGCGCACCACCCTGCCCAGCGGTGAGCTGGTCTCGTTCCAGGTCTCGCGGGACTCCACCCGGGCGCTCGCGCTCCTGCGCACCGCGGACGGGCCGGCCCTGTACGTCATGGCGATCACGCGGGAGGCCGACGGCACGCCGACCCGTCTCGGACCGCCCGTCCGGGTCCAGGCCGCTTCGGGGACGGCGGTCGGCGCGGCGTGGGTGAACGACAGCGACGTCGTGTCCGTCGGCCGGGTCGACGCCGACACCGAGGTGGTCCGCTCGACGGTCGGTGGACAGTCGACGCCCCTGCCGACCCCGGACGGCACCGCGACGGCCGTCACCGGTGGCAGCGGGGCGTCGATCCTGCTCCGTGCGTCCGACGGGAGGGTGCTGCAGTCGACGGGCGGTCGCTGGGACACGACGGGCGTCTCGGCGGACGTGCTGGGCACGCAGCGCTGA
- the mtrA gene encoding MtrAB system response regulator MtrA — translation MTPRILVVDDDQALAEMIGIVLRSEGYEPEFSADGNDAVETFHDTKPDLVLLDVMLPGIDGIEVCKRIRAESGTPIIMLTAKGDTADVVAGLENGADDYVVKPFNPKELVARIKTRLRPTAGGDASVLHAGDLTVDVAAHEVRRGDTVIALTPLEFDLLRALAEKPNQVFTREMLLDQVWGYHYKADTRLVNVHVQRLRAKIEHDPDNPRIVTTVRGVGYRAGGA, via the coding sequence ATGACACCGCGCATCCTCGTCGTCGACGACGACCAGGCCCTCGCCGAGATGATCGGCATCGTCCTCCGTTCCGAGGGCTACGAGCCGGAGTTCAGTGCCGACGGCAACGACGCCGTCGAGACGTTCCACGACACGAAGCCCGACCTGGTGCTCCTCGACGTGATGCTGCCCGGCATCGACGGCATCGAGGTCTGCAAGCGCATCCGTGCCGAGAGCGGCACGCCGATCATCATGCTGACGGCGAAGGGCGACACCGCCGACGTCGTCGCCGGTCTCGAGAACGGTGCCGACGACTACGTCGTGAAGCCCTTCAACCCGAAGGAGCTGGTCGCGCGGATCAAGACCCGGCTGCGCCCCACCGCCGGGGGCGACGCCTCGGTGCTCCACGCCGGGGACCTGACCGTCGACGTCGCCGCGCACGAGGTCCGCCGGGGCGACACGGTCATCGCGCTCACCCCGCTCGAGTTCGACCTGCTCCGGGCGCTCGCCGAGAAGCCCAACCAGGTGTTCACGCGCGAGATGCTGCTCGACCAGGTGTGGGGCTACCACTACAAGGCGGACACCCGTCTGGTGAACGTCCACGTGCAGCGGTTGCGCGCGAAGATCGAGCACGACCCGGACAACCCGCGGATCGTGACCACCGTGCGCGGCGTCGGCTACCGGGCCGGAGGAGCCTGA
- the mtrB gene encoding MtrAB system histidine kinase MtrB — translation MPPGGTGGHPAPRPAGRDPFGRGRAARLRRRLRRWARRGWYAVAWLWRRSLMVRSVAITVATSGLAVVIIGTAVMISISNNVYAQRRDQIEAESARATVVAQGIFDAATEAEDNNQTELETLQSEAQEAILSNTTSPGGTSIAIERTPGQSSPQTLQNLASSGFPDAVITDALRREVAKDTGRLSLQPVQLEDGGRREPGLAVGSVLHIPSAGQYELYIVYDLADSQQTLDFVSQTLSIGGVALIVLIALVTSLVVRLVVVPIRGAAETSRKIAAGRLDERIPVRGHDDIAILARSFNDMADAVSRQITQLAELSRVQQRFVSDVSHELRTPLTTIRLAGDVLYDARHAFEPSVGRSAELLHAQVERFELLLADLLEISRYDAQAVQLDTEPVVPASLAADIVEEFRPLAERASIDLQLATPGGHTTMQLDAKRIRRILRNLVGNAIEHGDAKPVQVVVDSDARSVAIAVRDQGVGMPPEDAARVFDRFWRADPSRKRTIGGTGLGLAISLGDANLHGGRIDVWSRQGEGSTFVLTLPRGESLGTATSAIPLPELDESYDGPRAVREDR, via the coding sequence GTGCCGCCGGGTGGCACGGGCGGCCACCCGGCGCCGCGACCGGCCGGGCGGGACCCCTTCGGACGCGGGCGTGCCGCCCGCCTCCGCCGCCGCCTCCGTCGCTGGGCGCGCCGCGGCTGGTACGCCGTCGCCTGGTTGTGGCGACGGTCCCTCATGGTGCGGTCGGTCGCGATCACGGTGGCGACGAGCGGCCTGGCCGTGGTGATCATCGGCACCGCGGTCATGATCAGCATCTCGAACAACGTCTACGCGCAGCGTCGCGACCAGATCGAGGCGGAGTCCGCGCGGGCGACCGTCGTCGCGCAGGGCATCTTCGACGCCGCGACGGAGGCCGAGGACAACAACCAGACCGAGCTCGAGACACTGCAGAGCGAGGCACAGGAAGCGATCCTGTCGAACACCACCAGCCCCGGCGGGACGAGCATCGCGATCGAACGCACGCCGGGACAGTCGAGTCCGCAGACCCTGCAGAACCTGGCGAGCTCCGGGTTCCCGGACGCGGTCATCACCGACGCGCTCCGACGCGAGGTCGCGAAGGACACCGGGCGGCTCAGCCTGCAGCCGGTCCAGCTCGAGGACGGCGGTCGGCGGGAGCCCGGTCTCGCCGTCGGATCGGTGCTGCACATCCCGAGCGCCGGCCAGTACGAGCTCTACATCGTCTACGACCTGGCGGACTCGCAGCAGACCCTCGACTTCGTGTCGCAGACCCTGTCGATCGGTGGCGTCGCGCTCATCGTGCTCATCGCCCTGGTCACGTCGCTCGTGGTGCGCCTCGTCGTCGTGCCGATCCGCGGTGCCGCCGAGACGAGCCGCAAGATCGCGGCCGGTCGACTCGACGAGCGCATCCCCGTCCGCGGGCACGACGACATCGCGATCCTGGCGCGCAGCTTCAACGACATGGCCGACGCGGTCAGCCGGCAGATCACGCAGCTCGCCGAGCTCTCCCGCGTGCAGCAGCGCTTCGTCTCCGACGTCTCGCACGAGCTGCGCACGCCGCTCACGACGATCCGGCTGGCCGGCGACGTGCTCTACGACGCGCGGCACGCGTTCGAGCCCTCGGTCGGCCGCTCCGCCGAGCTCCTGCACGCGCAGGTCGAACGGTTCGAGCTGCTGCTCGCGGACCTCCTCGAGATCTCCCGCTACGATGCGCAGGCCGTCCAGCTCGACACCGAGCCCGTCGTGCCGGCCTCCCTCGCGGCGGACATCGTCGAGGAGTTCCGACCCCTCGCCGAACGCGCGTCCATCGACCTGCAGCTCGCGACCCCCGGCGGGCACACGACGATGCAGCTCGACGCGAAGCGCATCCGGAGGATCCTCCGGAACCTCGTCGGCAACGCCATCGAGCACGGCGATGCGAAGCCGGTGCAGGTCGTCGTCGACAGTGACGCGCGCTCCGTGGCGATCGCAGTCCGTGACCAGGGGGTCGGCATGCCGCCCGAGGACGCCGCCCGCGTGTTCGACCGCTTCTGGCGGGCGGATCCGAGCCGCAAGCGCACCATCGGTGGGACCGGTCTGGGCCTCGCGATCTCGCTCGGTGACGCGAACCTGCACGGCGGCCGCATCGACGTGTGGTCCCGGCAGGGCGAGGGCTCCACGTTCGTGCTGACCCTGCCCCGCGGCGAATCGCTCGGCACCGCCACCTCCGCCATCCCGCTGCCCGAGCTCGACGAGTCGTACGACGGTCCCCGTGCCGTCAGGGAGGACCGCTGA